Below is a window of Undibacterium sp. YM2 DNA.
TCAGTGCCTGCCTGACCCTGGCGGGATCAGCGCCAGCCTTGGATGCAAACAGCAGAGCTTCAGCCACGGCCTGTATGTTCAGCGCAACGATGATCTGGTTCGCGACCTTGGTGGTCTGGCCATCGCCATTGCCACCGACCAGGGTGATGTTCTTGCCCATCAATTCGAACAGGGGTTTGACCTTGTCAAATGCAGCTTCAGAACCACCAACCATGATGGTCAGGCTTGCAGCCTTGGCACCGACTTCACCGCCGGACACAGGTGCATCGAGGTAGTCACATTTCAGGGCATTGATTCTTTTTGCGAAGTCCTTGGTGGCAATCGGTGAGATAGAACTCATGTCTACCACGATCTTGCCAGCGTCGAGTCCTGCAGCAACACCGTTTTCACCAAACAGCGCAGCTTCCACATGTGGCGTATCCGGGACCATGATGATGATGATGTCCGCCCGCTTGGCGACTTCTTCGCCCGATGTACAGACGGTGGCACCGCGCTCTATCAATTCAAACGGCGGGTTCTTGATGTCGTGCAAATACAGCTTGTGGCCACCCGCCTGCAAATGCCCGGCCATAGGTGCACCCATGATACCCAAACCTATAAATCCAATTTTAGCCATGATAGTTCCTGATAATGTAGTAGTTGTTCATCTAAGACCTCTCAACACAGAGGCACAGAGGCACAGAGACACCGAGGAAAAG
It encodes the following:
- the glxR gene encoding 2-hydroxy-3-oxopropionate reductase, producing the protein MAKIGFIGLGIMGAPMAGHLQAGGHKLYLHDIKNPPFELIERGATVCTSGEEVAKRADIIIIMVPDTPHVEAALFGENGVAAGLDAGKIVVDMSSISPIATKDFAKRINALKCDYLDAPVSGGEVGAKAASLTIMVGGSEAAFDKVKPLFELMGKNITLVGGNGDGQTTKVANQIIVALNIQAVAEALLFASKAGADPARVRQALMGGFAASRILEVHGERMVKRTFNPGFRIELHQKDLNLALQGAKALGVSLPNTATAQELMNACSANGMRGLDHSALCRAIEIMSNHEIAKA